From a region of the Danio aesculapii chromosome 4, fDanAes4.1, whole genome shotgun sequence genome:
- the LOC130222221 gene encoding gastrula zinc finger protein XlCGF49.1-like, with the protein HHVKIEEKTLLQTDGILKRRDKNRFTCTQCGKSFGKQNSLQIHIRIHTGEKPFTCTQCGKSFSQSSNFNKHMRIHTAEKPFTCTQCGKSFNQSSNLNQHTRIHTGEKPFICTQCGKSFNSSSHLNLHMRIHTGEKPFTCTQCGKIFNSSSHLNKHMRIHTGEKPFTCTQCGKSFSRSSSLNRHMRIHSGEKPFTCT; encoded by the coding sequence catcatgtcaaaattgaggaaaaaactcttttacagactgatggtattttgaaaaggagagacaagaatcgtttcacctgcactcagtgtggaaagagttttggaaaacAAAACAGTCTTCAAATTcacataaggatccacactggagaaaaaccattcacatgcactcaatgtgggaagagtttcagccaatcttcaaactttaataaacacatgaggatccacactgcagagaaaccattcacatgcactcaatgtgggaagagtttcaaccaatcatcaaaccttaatcaacacacgaggatccacactggagagaaaccattcatttgcactcagtgtgggaagagttttaactcctcctcacaccttaatctacacatgaggatccacactggagagaaaccattcacttgcactcagtgtgggaagattTTTAACTCCTcctcacaccttaataaacacatgaggatccacactggagagaaaccattcacttgcactcagtgtgggaagagtttcagccgatcATCATCTCTTAAtagacacatgaggatccacagtggagaaaaaccattcacttgcacttaa